Proteins from a genomic interval of Leeia speluncae:
- a CDS encoding peptide ABC transporter substrate-binding protein — MKLTQKLICAALVSAFAVSAGAAVVPAGVKLAAKQELTRNNGSEPESLDPALAESVGANNIARDLFEGLTANDADGRIVPGVAESWKQTDPTTWVFKLRKNAMWSNGTPVTADDFVYGWQRFLDPKTASPYASTYGIFIQNGLAITEGKKAPSELGIKALDKYTLEIKTEGPVGFMADLVSNTQLGPVNKAAIEKFGKDWTKPGNLVGNGAFVLKDWQVNSKIILEKSPKYWDAKTVVLKKVTYLPVEDGNTDVKLFQSGENDWVYQLPPGTYDQLKSQYPKDIRNAPMLGLRYYSYNNTDPLFKDIRVRKALSMVIDRDILAAKVTADGQVPTYGVVVKGTAGADVTAYDWAKWPMAKRVEEARKLLAQAGVKPGTKVKFAYNTSEYHKKMAIFAASEWKTKLGLDTEMENMEFKVLLKKRHDGDFQIARNGWVADYNDVTTFLTLVQCDSDQNDNKNCNKKGDELIKQASSQLDPAKRKVLMTQAAKIIMDDYPMLPLLQYTVPRLVKSYVGGYSQKNSMDRFRNKDLYIIQH; from the coding sequence ATGAAATTGACGCAAAAATTAATCTGTGCCGCATTAGTATCTGCATTTGCAGTTTCTGCTGGCGCAGCCGTGGTACCTGCTGGCGTGAAACTCGCCGCGAAACAAGAACTAACCCGTAATAATGGCTCCGAACCAGAATCGCTAGACCCTGCATTGGCAGAATCGGTTGGTGCAAACAATATTGCGCGCGATTTGTTTGAAGGGCTAACCGCCAATGATGCCGACGGTAGAATCGTACCGGGCGTTGCAGAAAGCTGGAAACAAACCGATCCAACGACATGGGTATTCAAGCTACGTAAAAATGCGATGTGGTCGAATGGTACACCCGTCACCGCAGACGACTTTGTCTACGGATGGCAGCGTTTCTTAGATCCAAAAACCGCCTCTCCATACGCTTCTACTTACGGCATTTTTATTCAAAATGGCTTAGCGATTACCGAAGGCAAGAAGGCGCCTTCTGAATTAGGCATTAAAGCATTAGACAAATACACATTAGAAATCAAAACGGAAGGCCCAGTAGGCTTTATGGCCGACCTAGTGTCTAACACACAGCTTGGCCCAGTGAATAAAGCTGCGATCGAGAAATTTGGTAAAGACTGGACAAAACCAGGTAACTTGGTGGGTAACGGTGCATTTGTTCTAAAAGACTGGCAAGTAAACAGCAAGATCATCTTGGAAAAGAGCCCGAAATACTGGGATGCCAAAACCGTTGTACTAAAGAAAGTGACTTATCTTCCGGTTGAAGATGGTAATACCGATGTAAAGCTATTCCAATCTGGTGAGAATGATTGGGTGTATCAGTTGCCTCCTGGTACTTATGACCAGTTGAAGTCGCAATACCCGAAAGATATTCGCAACGCGCCAATGCTTGGCTTGCGTTATTACTCTTACAACAATACTGATCCGCTATTTAAAGATATTCGCGTGCGTAAAGCGCTATCGATGGTGATCGACCGAGACATCTTGGCGGCGAAAGTCACGGCAGATGGCCAAGTACCTACCTACGGTGTGGTAGTGAAGGGAACTGCTGGTGCGGATGTGACTGCCTACGATTGGGCAAAATGGCCAATGGCAAAACGCGTAGAAGAAGCGCGTAAGCTGCTAGCGCAAGCGGGTGTAAAACCGGGAACTAAAGTCAAATTTGCGTATAACACCAGTGAATATCACAAAAAAATGGCGATCTTTGCTGCTTCTGAATGGAAGACCAAATTAGGTTTAGATACCGAAATGGAAAACATGGAATTCAAAGTATTGCTGAAAAAGCGTCACGATGGCGACTTCCAAATTGCACGTAATGGTTGGGTGGCGGATTACAACGATGTCACTACATTCTTAACCTTAGTGCAGTGTGATTCTGATCAGAACGACAACAAGAACTGCAATAAGAAGGGTGATGAACTCATCAAGCAAGCCTCTAGCCAACTAGATCCGGCTAAGCGCAAAGTGCTAATGACTCAAGCCGCCAAAATCATCATGGATGACTACCCAATGCTGCCGCTGTTGCAGTACACCGTACCGCGGTTGGTGAAATCGTACGTGGGTGGTTATAGCCAGAAGAACTCAATGGACAGATTCCGTAATAAGGACTTGTACATTATTCAGCATTAA